In the genome of Porphyrobacter sp. ULC335, one region contains:
- a CDS encoding SDR family NAD(P)-dependent oxidoreductase — protein sequence MNLFDLTGRTAIITGGNGGLGLAMARGLAKAGANVAIWARSAEKNASAVEKLRTLGAGDVMALTCDIADEAHIEAAMAQTLGAFGRADICFANAGISGAGTPIPDITAEGWDHTLAVNTRGAALVYKHVTRHMIARAKEGDPGGKLIATSSGQSIMGVNRSSDYAASKAALNGLTRAAAFELARHQITANALLFGFYETDITAKADPKFAEWMSRRIPLRRPGDHEGLEGLAVFFASSHSDYITGQCLPVDGGLCIS from the coding sequence ATGAACCTGTTTGATCTCACCGGCCGCACGGCCATCATCACCGGCGGCAACGGCGGGCTCGGCCTCGCCATGGCACGCGGTCTTGCCAAGGCTGGCGCGAATGTTGCGATCTGGGCACGCAGTGCTGAGAAGAACGCATCCGCGGTGGAGAAACTGCGCACCCTCGGCGCAGGCGATGTCATGGCGCTGACCTGCGACATCGCCGACGAAGCGCACATAGAGGCTGCCATGGCCCAGACCCTCGGCGCCTTCGGGCGCGCGGACATATGCTTCGCCAATGCCGGTATTTCAGGCGCAGGCACGCCGATCCCGGATATCACGGCAGAAGGCTGGGACCACACACTCGCCGTCAACACCCGCGGCGCGGCGCTGGTTTACAAGCATGTCACCCGCCACATGATCGCACGCGCCAAGGAAGGCGATCCGGGCGGAAAGCTGATCGCAACATCCTCGGGCCAGTCGATCATGGGGGTTAACCGCTCATCCGATTATGCGGCGTCCAAGGCTGCGCTCAACGGCCTCACCCGCGCCGCTGCCTTCGAACTTGCACGCCACCAGATCACCGCCAACGCCCTGCTTTTCGGTTTCTACGAGACTGACATCACCGCCAAGGCCGATCCCAAGTTTGCCGAATGGATGAGCCGCCGCATCCCGCTGCGCCGCCCGGGCGATCACGAAGGGCTGGAGGGGCTGGCGGTGTTCTTTGCCTCGTCCCACTCCGATTATATCACGGGGCAATGCCTGCCGGTCGATGGCGGACTGTGCATCTCCTAG
- a CDS encoding DUF3429 domain-containing protein has product MDGQDSNSQASLTPAARALGYAGLLPQAICIGLILTGHEWRYSALAGGYAYAAAIFSFLGGVWWGQAVQSQRATTGAYVLAVMPSLIAVALFLPWTFGWEWPGPALLYLGALILGSPMIDRALGFAQGDFLQLRWHLSIGLGGLTIALGLLSERVI; this is encoded by the coding sequence ATGGACGGACAAGATTCAAACTCCCAAGCTTCGCTCACCCCCGCGGCCCGCGCGCTCGGCTACGCCGGCCTATTGCCGCAGGCGATCTGCATCGGGTTGATCCTGACAGGTCACGAATGGCGCTATTCGGCGCTCGCCGGAGGCTATGCCTATGCGGCAGCGATATTCAGCTTTCTGGGCGGCGTGTGGTGGGGGCAAGCGGTGCAAAGCCAGCGAGCGACGACCGGTGCCTATGTGCTGGCCGTGATGCCCAGCCTGATCGCCGTGGCGCTGTTCCTGCCATGGACCTTCGGTTGGGAATGGCCCGGCCCGGCGCTGCTCTATCTCGGAGCGCTGATCCTGGGTTCGCCGATGATCGACCGTGCGCTGGGTTTTGCGCAAGGCGATTTCCTCCAGTTGCGCTGGCACCTGTCGATCGGTCTCGGCGGGCTGACGATCGCGCTGGGCCTTCTGTCGGAACGGGTGATCTGA
- a CDS encoding EAL domain-containing protein, translating into MLRRKRIQVAVFAILFGIVSSLIELPLPAEDMYRAVRAELRIRPAPRDIVMIAIDDKTLNAFERNLPTRVEDSAVIDRLFASGVRKVAFDRAHADLESPRADEMFAQTLARHSGKVWLGMAPSHNVGLQEVGEIIPRPEFRRHANAAAMNGIGSVFGLSVTFPTSVAYEGQAMPSLSAVLADYSGPARMYRPDYAFDPRTIPTYSYVDVYRGRVPASKFAGLNVIIGKAYYESADFYTMPLRDGKIPGAYFHIMGAHSLKRGVPMDLMWFPALILAAGAILVQALSPRRTSKPLWMVALALLTVTFVLDELSINIDIMSALLAMGGAAFFFHRINRKYFSSDFDAMTTSAISSDKPSEERDVYALKIANLAEMSEEWSAREIGDFVNTLIAYVKGPGEVGDVAFERDLLVWLAPRMETVELERHADGLALMLKTAINHDWQSTNSSPALGIDTNYDLPVALRIKKAMQAADEAAARGVRFIINDAAHLEARNHRLELIRVLEKGLRNRNIGVAYQPKIDLSSGRIVGAETLIRWQPDGGEFINPQELVLAAEAGDRINELTLVVMEAALLDGKQAIALDPRFKLAVNMSAKSLSDTHLLFDIMTLLGRYDFPPENLTLELTETAKLEDHRIAPQIAALKARGICLSIDDFGTGQSNLEYIEKLPSSELKIDKRFVQHMATSEESRAVVRATIEIAHSLGKIVVAEGVEDLSVAATLKAMGCDHAQGYLFSRAIAMPELLAMMGGGRAALNA; encoded by the coding sequence TTGCTCCGTCGCAAGCGAATTCAGGTCGCCGTGTTCGCGATCCTGTTCGGGATCGTTTCCTCGCTGATCGAGTTGCCGCTCCCAGCCGAGGACATGTACCGCGCTGTCCGGGCAGAGTTGCGCATCAGGCCAGCTCCACGCGACATCGTGATGATCGCGATCGACGACAAGACGCTGAACGCTTTCGAGCGCAACCTCCCAACTCGTGTTGAAGATAGCGCAGTCATCGACCGTCTTTTCGCGTCAGGCGTCCGGAAAGTCGCCTTCGATCGGGCTCATGCCGATCTCGAAAGCCCGCGGGCAGATGAGATGTTTGCGCAGACTCTCGCCCGACACTCCGGCAAGGTTTGGCTCGGCATGGCTCCGAGTCACAACGTCGGTCTTCAGGAAGTCGGGGAAATCATCCCGCGCCCCGAATTCCGCCGACATGCCAACGCAGCCGCCATGAATGGAATAGGCTCTGTTTTCGGGCTGTCGGTGACGTTTCCGACGAGCGTCGCCTACGAGGGTCAGGCGATGCCGTCGCTGTCGGCGGTGTTAGCGGATTATAGTGGGCCCGCGCGGATGTACCGGCCGGACTATGCTTTCGATCCCCGGACGATCCCGACATATAGCTATGTCGATGTCTATCGTGGCCGCGTCCCGGCGTCCAAGTTTGCTGGCCTGAATGTGATCATCGGCAAGGCTTACTACGAATCCGCTGACTTCTACACGATGCCTCTGCGGGACGGAAAAATCCCGGGGGCCTATTTCCATATCATGGGCGCCCATTCGCTGAAGCGCGGTGTGCCGATGGATCTGATGTGGTTCCCGGCGCTGATCCTCGCGGCAGGCGCGATTCTGGTGCAGGCGCTGAGCCCGCGGCGCACATCCAAACCATTGTGGATGGTGGCCCTTGCGCTGCTTACGGTCACCTTCGTGCTCGACGAGCTTTCGATCAATATCGACATCATGTCCGCGTTGCTGGCGATGGGCGGGGCCGCGTTCTTCTTCCACCGCATCAACCGCAAATATTTCAGCAGCGATTTCGACGCGATGACCACGAGCGCGATCAGCTCGGACAAGCCGAGCGAGGAGCGCGACGTTTACGCGCTCAAGATCGCGAACCTGGCAGAAATGTCGGAAGAGTGGTCGGCGCGCGAGATCGGCGATTTCGTCAACACGCTGATCGCCTATGTGAAGGGGCCCGGCGAAGTCGGCGACGTTGCTTTTGAACGCGATCTGCTCGTCTGGCTGGCGCCCCGCATGGAAACGGTCGAGCTTGAGCGCCATGCTGATGGTCTTGCGCTGATGCTCAAGACCGCGATCAACCACGACTGGCAGTCGACCAACAGTTCCCCCGCGTTGGGGATCGACACGAACTATGATCTGCCGGTGGCACTGCGCATCAAGAAGGCAATGCAGGCAGCCGACGAGGCAGCGGCTCGCGGTGTGCGCTTCATCATCAACGACGCAGCACATCTCGAAGCACGCAATCACCGGCTTGAGCTGATCCGCGTCCTCGAGAAGGGCCTGAGAAATCGCAACATAGGCGTGGCCTATCAGCCCAAGATCGATCTTTCCTCGGGCCGGATCGTTGGCGCGGAGACTTTGATCCGCTGGCAGCCGGACGGGGGCGAGTTCATCAATCCGCAGGAGCTGGTGCTCGCCGCCGAGGCCGGGGACCGGATCAACGAACTTACCCTGGTGGTGATGGAGGCAGCGCTGCTTGATGGAAAGCAGGCGATCGCGCTCGACCCGCGCTTCAAACTGGCCGTCAATATGTCGGCCAAAAGCCTTTCCGACACGCACCTGCTGTTCGACATCATGACCCTGCTGGGCCGTTACGATTTTCCGCCCGAGAACCTGACGCTCGAACTGACCGAAACCGCCAAGCTGGAAGATCACCGGATCGCCCCGCAGATTGCCGCCTTGAAAGCAAGGGGTATCTGCCTGTCGATCGACGACTTCGGCACCGGCCAGTCGAACCTCGAATACATCGAAAAGCTGCCGAGTTCCGAGCTCAAGATCGACAAGCGTTTCGTCCAGCACATGGCGACGTCCGAAGAGAGCCGCGCCGTGGTGCGCGCTACGATCGAGATCGCCCATTCGCTGGGCAAGATCGTTGTGGCCGAAGGCGTCGAGGATCTTTCAGTGGCCGCAACGCTCAAGGCGATGGGCTGCGACCATGCCCAAGGTTACCTGTTCTCGCGCGCGATTGCGATGCCGGAACTGCTGGCGATGATGGGTGGAGGACGAGCGGCACTTAACGCTTGA